A segment of the Nostoc sp. TCL26-01 genome:
ATTGGGCTGCTGTGACTAGACCAAACACAAAACCGGAACAAGCAGCTGTTAAATCAAAGGCTACGGCTTGAGTCGCGCCTAATGCCCCTTGAATTTTACAGGCAGTGCCAAATAAGTCATCTGGGGTAGAAGTTGCCAGTAAGATTAAGTCCAGATCAGCTGGGGTGATACCCGCAGAGGCGATCGCTTGTTGACTAGCTGCTGTCGCCAGTATACTTAAAGACTCACTAGGCAACGCTAGCCGCCGTTGACGAATACCCGTTCTTGTGGTAATCCACTCATCAGAAGTCTCAACTAGTTCGGTGAGATCCTGGTTATGTAGGGAAGTTTCTGGTACTGCTGAACCACTTCCTGTAATTGCAATGCCTAAATTTTGCACTCCTAGTCCCCCAAGTCATCAGCTTTTAGTCATTAGTCGTTAGTCATTAGTCATTAGTGAGCTAGCGCGGTCTTCTCCCAAAGGGAGAGGCTAACGCCAAGGGGGTTTCCCCCATGAGCGACTAGCGAACCCGTAAGGGTCATTAGTCATTAGTTACTGGTGACTAACAACTCGCTTTGACTGATGGCTAATCGCTGCTACTGCTGCGTAATATTTCATACTGAGATTGCAGTTGTTCCATCACTTGATTGTCTACAGCTTCTTTGGCCATGCGAATGGCGTTAAAAACTGAAGGTGCTTGAGAACTACCATGACCAATCAAACACACTCCTGACACTCCCAATAGCAAAGCACCGCCGTGTTCTGCATGATCCATACGCTGCTTAATTCGCTTCAGGTTGGGTCTTAAAATTGCTGTGCCGATTTGACCGTGTAATCCCTGGGGTAATTCTTCGCGTAAGATTTGCAGAATCACACCACCGATCGCTTCGGCAAATTTGAGTAAAATATTACCCACGAAGCCATCACAGACAATGACATCAAACTCCCCAGACAGCACATCCCGCCCTTCTGCGTTACCAATAAAAGTAATGTGAGTATTTTCTCGCAGAAGTTCGTGTGTCCGCAGGGCTAATTCATTACCTTTGGTGTCTTCTTCACCAATATTCAACAAACCTACCTTGGGTGCTTCTGTCCCTAAAACAAACTGACTGTATATCGAACCCATCACAGCAAACTGTTCTAAAAACTTGGGACGGCAGTCTACATTTGCGCCGACATCAAGTATCAGTACTGGTTTGCCAGCTTTAATTGTTGGAAAAACTGTGCCAATTGCCGGACGATCAATTCCCGGCAACCTTCCCAAACGCAACAGTGCTGATGCCATCGCTGCCCCAGAATGGCCGGCAGAAAATACCGCATCAGCTTGCTGCTGCTTCACCAAATCCATCGCTACATTAATAGAAGCCTTGCGTTTGCGTCTTACTGCATTTAAAGGCTCTTCATCCATGGCGATCGCATCCTCAGCAGGAACGATCTCTACCTGCTCCAAATTAGTTTTTGGAGGCATGGCAGCTGCAATCTGTTGGGGATCACCTACCAACAATACTTTTACACCCAATTCTTCGCTTGCTCGCACTGCGCCAGCAACGATTTCTCCGGGTGCATGATCCCCTCCCATTGCGTCAATTGCTATCCGTACGCAAGTCGATCCCATTGCTCAAAGCTTCTAGAAACCTTACAAATTTTACCAGATGGCTTGGCGGAAAAATCTTAACTTTCCCAATACCACATTATTCTTGTCACTATTGCAACAGGCTTTAGCGGCAAGCCCAAGATAGCATAAATTGAGTGATGAGTGGGGGATGGGGAGAGGGGGGATGGGGAGATAGGGAGATTGGGGGGAAAGAACCTATATAAGTATTTTCTCCTTGTCCCCTTGTCCCTACTCTCAACTACTCAGTACCCAATCAACCAACAACCGCACACCGTAACCAGTCGCCCCAGCGCTGTTGTAGCCGTTGTCTTTGTCTGTCCACACGGGGCCGGCTATATCTAGGTGCGCCCAATTTGTATCTTTGACAAACTGCTTGAGGAATAATGCCGCAGTAATGGAACCACCAGGACGCGGCCCGGTATTTTTCATATCGGCAATGCCTGATTTCAATCCTTCAAAATATTTTTCTTCTAAAGGCATCCGCCAAATTTTCTCTCCAGAAGCTTCGGCGGCTTGTTCTAATTGCTTGGCTAAAACATCATCGGGGGTGTATAGACCGGCAATGTCATCACCCAAAGCAATGACGTTTGCACCGGTGAGGGTGGCTAAATCGACAATGGCATCTAACCCTAGTTTGTCGGCAAAAACTAAGGCATCTGCCAGAGTTAAACGCCCTTCAGCGTCGGTATTATTAACTTCGATTGTTTTGCCATTAGATGCTTTTAAGATGTCTCCTGGGTGCATGGCGTGACCGCTAATCATATTTTCCGTCGCCGCCGAGATGAAGTGAACTTCCGTATCTGGCTTGATTTGAGCGATCGCTTTTGCTGCACCCAAGGTGGCAGCTGCACCACCCATATCAATTTTCATGGTTTCGATACCGCTACCAGCACCTTTGATATTCAGTCCACCGGAGTCAAAGGTTAAACCTTTACCGATAATTGCTAATTTGCGTTTGGGTGTGCCTTCTGGCTTATAAGTGAGGTGAATAAATTTTGGTGGCAAATCAGAAGCTTGGGCAACTCCTAAAAAAGCTCCCATACCTAATTTTTCACATTCTTCTCGCTCTAGGATTTCCAATTGCAAACCATGTTCATTAGCAATTTGTTGAGCAGTTTCCGCTAAAGTAATTGGTGTGACGCTGTTGGCTGGTGCTGCTACCAATTCTCTAGCCAAAATTACACCCGATACAATTTGATTAGCCCGGTTGATTGCCGCTTCTTGTCCGGCAAAACCCAGCAATTCTATCGTTTTTAATTGAGAACCTTTATCTTCTGGCTCTGATTTAAAGCGATTGTCTTGGTAGATGGCTAATTGTACACCTTCAGCGATCGCCTGGGCTGATGCTGTGGGGTCGTCGTTCCATAAGGGAAAGTTGAACCCTAAAACTTTACTTTTTTGTTTCTTAGCGACTCTACCTACAGCCGCCGCCGCCCTTCTTAAAGATTCGATTTTCCAAGCTTCGGGTTTGCCCAAACCTACCAAAATTAGTTTGCGTATTGGGCTATTCCCACTAACACGGGTAAAAATTGTAGTGTTAGCTTTACCTGTAAATTCTTCCTCCGCAATTAGTTCCTGCAAAACACCAGAAAACTTTTCATTCAAAGTTGCCAGTTCGCCAGTTAACTCTACTGCATCTTCAAATAATCCAATCGCTAAACTATCGCCCGCCCACTCTAGCAAAGGCTTATCACTCAATTGAATTGCCATGTTGGGATTTCATCTAACTATTCGTTCTTGTACCAGTATTGCTCAAAAATTAAGTTTCAGGATGAGGGAGTGGGGAGTGCTGAGTGCTGAGTGAGGGAGTGAGGGAGTGAGGGAGTGCTGACTAATGACCATTGACTATTGACTATTGACCAATGACTATTGACCATATAATTAAAATTATCTGCAAACCTTCTGTGTGGCATCACTATGACCCCAGCCTTATCCCCAAATCAACGGGCAGAAGTGTTCTATCCCAGTTCTGATGGTGAACCTTTGGCAGAAAGCTATGCCCATTTGTGTGTGATACTGGCGACGCTGGAAATTCTCCGCCAGTATTTAGTAGGACAACAAGCAACAGTCCTCGCTAATCAGTATCTCTACTACGCTCAAGGTTTTCCCAAGTTGCGAGTCGCCCCTGATATGATGGTGATTTTTAACGTCGCTCCTGGTGGTCGAGATAACTATAAAGTGTGGGAGGAAGGTGAGGTTCCATCTGTGATTTTTGAGATGACTTCGGCTGGAACAAAAAATCACGATCAGGAATTTAAGAAGACGTTGTACGAGCAACTTGGTGTCAAAGAATACTGGCTATTTGATCCCAGAGGCGAATGGATTAAGGAGCAGTTGCAGGGTTATAGGTTGCGGCGAGAAATGTATGAATTGATTACGGATAATCGCAGTGAAGTTTTGGGGTTGCGGTTACAGGTAGAAGGAGACTTGATCGGTTTTTACCGAGAAGATACGGGAGAAAAATTGCTGAATCCCACAGAACAGGCACAAGCCCTACGAGAAGCGCAACAGAGGATAGATGTAGAAGCCCAAGCTAGAGAGCAAGCAGAACAGCAGGTAGAACAATTAAAGCAACGTTTGCGATCGCTTGGCGTTGATCCTGAGCAAGTCGGGTGAGAAACAGTTAATTTTAACTATCGTTTAGGTAGGAGAAAATATGAGTTTTTCTAGCATTGCTGTTAGTTTTATTGTAGCTTACAGTACAGTTAGCCCACCTATTTTGCATCATGCTACAACGTTTTCAGACTCAGGCAACTTTTTGATGCAAATACCGAAAACAACTAAAAAACTTGAGCAGATTAAACAACTGCAATCGAATCCTCCAAGTTCTCCACAGTCTCAAACTGAAGAATCTCCTAGTCAAAAATTAACTCGGTGTTTGAGAAGAATTAGAAATTCTCAATCCCGTCAAAATAGTGGGGTTAATTCTTCACAACCAAGAATTAACACTCAACTAAGACGACGGCAGAGGGAAGTGATAACAACATCACCAAAACCGTCAAGTCTCAACATCTTAAATAATAGTCGTGCAGCTTGCCAAAATTGCTATGTTCAGTATCCAGTCTTAGCAAGGCAACGAGGGATAGAAGGTAGAGTAGAAATAGCTGTTGATACTGATGCTCAAGGTAATGTCATTAAAGCCCGCATTATCCGTTCCAGTGGAAATTCCATATTAGATAAGGAAACCTTGAGGCAAGCCTGGAACTGGAAGTTAAAACCTGCATCTGATAGTAGACAAGAGGTAAAGATAGCCACCGAATATATTATAGCAGGCTCATGTCGTCATCAAGATTTACAAGAACGGAAACCTTCCTAACTTTCTATTGGTAAAATTATCTAATTGAAGTTAGAGAAAATTATCTTTTAGTAACAGCTTCAGCCCTTTTCTTAGCACTAAATTCCTGACTACAAACATGGAATTATTTACACCGTTCTACTTACATCAATTGCAAATTTACTGGCGATCGCCTTCATAATTTCTTGCTCTTTTGGTGTAACCTGATGATCAAGCTGGGCGATGGTTTGGCATTGGGCTAGTAGGGGTACGGCAAAATCACGATTGAGTTGGTTGAGTAGTTGCTCTAACGGTTGGGGTGATTTGATATTTTGTGAGATTACTTCCAAGGATGCAGGACTTAAATTCACTGCTTGGAGTTCGGGAATAATTTCTGCCCAAGTTTTTTCTGGATGACTGGCGAGGATCATATGAACTAATATTTGATCCATGATGGCTTTTTGGGCGATCGCTGTTTCTAAATATTTTTCACTCTCGGCTTTTAAGTTTGCCAGTGTTTCTGGAGAATTTAAGGGAGTTGCTGCGTCTAATTTCGCTTCATAAAACCGACAAGCTGCGTATCCTAAAGAATAACTCATGGCGGCATTGGAACTAGCGGCGATCGCTGCACCTGCAAAGGGTACATTCCTTAATAAAGCTAATCCTGCTGCTTTGAGGAGGCGATTACCACCCAACCCTAAACCAAAAATTGTTAAAAGTTCCCCTTTTCTAGCTGGATCTTTGGCATCAAGACCATAAGCAACCGCAATCTCATACAGCATTTCTGTTTGCAATTTTAATGTGGCGGCTAAATCAACTGCTAACAAAGCTGCGGCGACTCCCGGCAAAATACTACTTGCTAACCCAACACCACCAGATTGGGCTGCTTTTTCCAGCATAATTCGGTGAGCAATTTGCTGAGGTGATTCTTGGGGATATTTCTGTTTGAGATTATTAACTATTGCCTCTAATTTCTCTATATCTACATTATCAGTTGCCCCAATCAACCAATTCAGATTGAGAAACCCTGATAGCTTTCTAATCAGCCAATTTTGACTTAAGTTATCAATAACTTTGCCTGTAATTTGCGTCCCTTGTTCAAACAAATTCTGTGTTTGCTTGGCTGTTGCTGCACCAACTCCCACCAATGCGTCTAAAGCTTCCATAACAGATAGCTTATGATTTTTTTCTGTTCCTGTGATTTTATTAGATGAATTAAATGATTCGTTATTTTTGGATGGAGTTTTATCTGACATTTTTGATCAATATACTCAATTAGATATCTATATTTAGTTATAGTAGAATGCTATAACTTCTGACATCTCCCAATTAGTATAAGTTAGCATATAGGAATCCGATTTGATGACTGTTAGCGCGGCTTGGCGCAGCCTAATAATTTGTGTAGGTAGGCAATAGGGAATAGGCTATAGGCACTCTTGTAAGAAGTTCCTTGACGGGTACTGATTTTTTTGTGTAAGCACAGGCTACGCCAACAAAAATCAAATAATAGTTCTATTTTTCCATATTCATTCCTCAAAACTCCACTCGTTTTTGAGTGGAGTTTTCATATTTATTCCTGAGTTGTAGGTGCAGGTTGTGACTGGGATGATTGACGTAAACTACGTAAAGTTGCCCGTAACTTGTTTTGGCTAGAGGATGCACTATTTTCTCTACGTCGTCGCCGATTTGTATTCTGAGATCCAGGATTATTTGCGGTTTGCTCGCGTCTAAGTCGGCGTAAAGACTCTCTTACATTTCCTCTTCTGGTAACTGATGAGTTGACATTTGTGCTTTGTTGTGGATTAGAAGTTAGTTCGGTTGTTAATGTGCGTCTGCGTCTAACTCTGGTTTCGTTAGAGGTATCAGTGGAAACATTATTACTAGTAGAAGTTAGCAAGCGTCTCTGTCTAGGAGCTTCTTGTGTATTGTTAGTATTGGCTGTTGTCTGCTGGTTGTTCTCTTCGGTTTCTCTTTGTCGCTTACGTTCTTGGACTTGACGATATCGTCGTGAACCTTGGAGAGCGAATTCAGTAGCGATCGCCACGCCTTGTCTACCACCATCGACAGGTTTTAATTTCCAGTTACGTGCTTGTCTGGCGGTTTCTTCGTCTAATTCTCGATTGCCACTGGATTTGGCAATTCTGACATTAGTAACATTACCTTGGGCATCAGTATCAACGGCAACCTCGACTCTACCTTCCACACGTTGCCGTTTAGCCGATTCTGGATACTTAACATTACATTCACGGCAAGCTGCACGACCATTTACTGATCTGTTGGGATTGGATTCAGTAGTGATTTTTGGGGGTGTTGGTGCGGTGGCTACAGTTGAAGTATTTCCCGAACCACTGCCAATACCATTACCGCTACCAGAACCTATGCCATTCCCGGAACCACTGCCAATACCATTACCGCTACCAGAACCTATGCCATTACCGGAACCATTGCCTATGCCATTACCACCGGGAGAACCTATACCAAGACCAGAACTAGTTGAGATATTTTCTTGACTACTGGAAGAATTTCTCAAGCCGCTTAAAAGTTTTCTTAAATTATCACTACTTTGATTTGGGGAATTAGTTGTTGGTGATTGTGGTTGGGTAGCAACTTCTTGGGATAGCTCATTGACTGGCTGCGTTTTTTCAACTATGTTTTTTTCCGGTTGCTGTGGCACTTGAGGAGCTTTAAAGCGTTCTACCAACTTCTGCACAGGTGGCTCTTGTTTCGTAACCTGTGGCTTGGGTGCGATACTCCTCAAGGGAGTGGCTGTCGCCAACGCAATTTCACTAATAGAGCCACCACCACCACCGCCACCACTGACGCTGGGAGGTTTTTCTGCTGCCAAAATTTCTTTAGGTGGTTTTTCCGCTTCTTCCGTTACCGGATCAGCGATCGCTATTTCTATTGATTGATCTTCCCCTTGTGGCACTCGTATCAGTAAATTAGCCAACCCGGAAGACAACAGGCCAAGATGCAAGACCATTGAGCCAACCAGACTGTAAGTTAAAAAAGACTTAAGAGTCTTAATTTCTTTGGAACGCTGCTCGACATTGTAGCCGGAAAATGTCATAGCTTATTGCTACCTATTCTCACTAACTTAGACATATTAGAATAGGACTTGGCAAATACGCAAGTAAAAAATAAATTTTCTGGCCAACTGACTAAACAGCAAATGTCCGCTTTTCTAGTAATAATTCTAGGCGATCGCCTGGATTGGGTTCCCACACCTGTGTAGAGAGATTGTGTTTCGCCAGTGATAAACGCACATCTGCAACACTTCCTTCTACATTGATCAAGTTTGCTATTAACCCCGTAAATCTCACATCTCCCCCAGCTGCTGTAGGTAAGATAACTTGCGGTTCTAACCACTGTGCCAGTTCTAATACACTTTGATTACCTTTAATAATTGCCCCTACCAAAGGTAAACTCAAGTTAACAATCGGTGTAATCACAACATCAACTGGTGCATACAGTTTTAACTGTGGCGAATGATAACCGTGGGGTTCGTAGTAAACGGTTAAACCAGTGGTCAGTTCTTTGAGAAGATAACTATTCTCTATCAGAGTCGGGCCAATAGGAGAACCAGGAAAAGCTCTAAATTCTACTTGATGATTGAGCTGAAAACTTTCACCATGAGCTAAAGTTGTCACATCTGTGTAACCCAAAGCTTTAGCTACTTTTGCCGCATTAGGAGAAGCGACAACTGGGATATTATGGTCTAGTTGCTTGAGCGTTGGTGGATGAGCGTGGTCTTCTAAACCTTGAGATAGCAAAATTAAATCAATATTCTCCGGGATGGGACACTCTTTTAGGCGATCGCCTTTAAACAACCAGTCTAAATTAGCAAATACTAACGAATCAACTAGCCAAGGGTCAATCAGTATCCGTTGGTTACTCAGTTCCAACAGCCAACTGTTGTTGTCCAACCAAGTTAAGTACATAGCCAAAAGAAGATAACATTTATCTTCATTGTGACACCAGAGTTAAGAGTATTGAGCGAATATAATTTAATCCAGCACTAAAATCAGCTATAAGACTCATATTTGATTTTTGTTGATATAGCCTGCGCTGACCCATACAAAACTCAGTATATATTCATTTTCTAGAACCCTATTGCCTTTCATTAAATTGAGTGAGGAAGTGAGGGAGTAAATAATTTGACTGTTGACTAATGACTAATGACTAATGTCTGACTACGCAAATCACTTTAGTAATCAAAGCAGATTCTCATATGACACAATCTCTACAAAAACTATTCACATTTGATGAATTTTTAGAGTTTTTAGAAACACAACCCGAAAATATTCGCTACGAATTATATGATGGAGAAATTATCCAAATGCCTTTACCGACTGGCGACCATGAAGAAATTATTGCGTTTTTAGTAAAAATATTCATGGTCGAATGTCACCGTCTTAAGCTTAATTACGGTATTCCAAAAACTGTACTAGTAAAACCAGAAAATAAAAAATCTGGTTATTTTCCAGATATCCCTTTATTAAATTTACCTAATTTAATAAATGAACCACAATGGAAAAAAGAGTCTATTGTAACTCAATCTGAATCAATACCATTAGTAATAGAAGTAGTCAGTACTAACTGGAGAGATGATTATTACAAAAAGTTTGCTGATTATGAGGAAATGGGTATTAAAGAGTATTGGATCGTGGATTATGCAGCATTGGCTAGCAAAGTGTTAATAGGCGACCCCAAACAGCCCACAATCACAGTTTACTCTTTAACTGATGATGGTGAATACAGTCGTAAACAGTTTAAAGGTAATGACTGTATAGAGTCATCAACATTTCCCGAATTAAATTTAACTGCTCAACAAATTTTTTCAGCAAGTTATTAATTGCAGTAGAGATTCTTATTTTTAAAAGTTTTGGGCGAATATAATTCGCTACTACACAAACCAAGTCTGCTTGCGCGGACTAAGTAAAATTAAGGATTTCCAACCTACGGAGGTGGTTTTGCCTGTGTAGCCAAGCCACTACTTTGGGCGGGTTTCCCAACTTGTAGCAAGTGGCGCGCGATTTCTAATCGCCGGATCTGATGTTAGAGGACGTTTGAAAAGTCTGTTTCTTTGTCATGTTGAATGCAGCGTAGCGGAATGAAACATCTCGGTATGTGCCACAAAACCTAGATTCTTCCTGACACTCCGCTCCAGTCAGAATGACATTTTTATACCTACTGAAACTTTTCAAACACCCTCTTAATTTAGACTTTTCAAACATCCTCTAAAAATACTGTTGATAGTACGCTTCTATCGCACCTACAGCTGTTAGTAATGGTGAATTTAATGGCTCAATCCAATCAGCAACTTCACGAGCCAATCCCAGAGTTAAGTTGCCGCCTGATGGTTCAAGCTGACCCATTAATACTTGATTTCTCAGAGATTGCAGTACATTGATTAAATTGCTTAAACGCTCTGAATTGCCAGAATTATTGAGTATATTTTCCGCAATACTAACTGCTTGGTCGATTAGTTTGATCAACTCTTCTGTTTTATTTTCCATTAGTTTTGTGGACAAACAAATTCTTGGACAGTGATATTTTTACCTTGAGACCATTTAATATTGGGATCTTTGGAATCTTGAATAAAAGTCTGTTGTCCACCCCCCGGATAACATTGTGCCGGAGTTTGTGGAGCTACAATCCCTTGATAAACTGTTGTTCCTGCTGGCAAAGTTACTTTGAGTCTAATAGTTGCTTTGTTACCCCATGCTTGGTTCAAAGCTAAATTTCTGATAACGTCTACATTGTTTTTATATTTATCAGTTGTCAGATATCGACCATATTTATTCTGATCACTACTATAGTAGCGATAAAAAGTTTTTGGTTGGTTGAGTTTGACTGCTTCACATTTTGAATCGAGAAACGTCACAGCAATATCAGCAGGGAGAGGGCATAAAGTAGCCACCTCTTGAGCTAATACTTGTGATGAATTGAATAGAGGAATTGATAAGGAATTAACTAAAAATAAATTACTGACGACACTAAGACCAATACCGACTGATGCTGAATGAAATTTCATAGTAGTGCTTCCTCAAAAATTTTTGTCAATATATTCGCAAAGAAAAAGTGAAGATGCAATAGCAGATAAGACATTTAAACAAAAACTTACAAAAAGATATAGAATTCTGCACTACTTAATCACAACCCATTGGCTGAAACGCAAAGGTTATTTATAAAGTAAAAAAATAAAATTTCTGTAGTGGCGCGATCGGGCTAAAATAGTTCATCAGTAGGTTGAATTACGCAAAGCCTCCAACCAACGTACTAATGCACTTTAAAGAACTAGGTATCAATGTGATTGTGAAGTATGCAAGTAATCTGGAGTTTTTGCTTAAGCGTTATCTTGATTTTAGGCTGGAGTAATAACGCCATAGCAGGTGAGTTATCTGCACGCTTGGCTAATTTTCCCCAGTGGGAAAAGTTAACTTCTGTGCAACCAGCCAAGGGAGATTTGGTTTACCCTGAATGGATGGCGGGAACTTGGCAAGTAACGAGTACTTTAGTAGATTTAGCTGCACCTTTAGCACCAGATATTGTCACACCAGGATTTGCAGGGAATCGCCGACAATTAAATCAACCTGTGAGTTTTACAGTCCGGTTTGTCAAAGAGAAGTTACCTAATGTTAGCTTAAAAATCATTCCTAAGATAGATACTAATTCCCCATTTTTGGTAGCGGATAGAGCCTTTAACAGCTTGAATTTAGCTAGGGCTTATTTAGGCAATGAAGCTGTGTTATCTGTAAAAATAGATCCAGATTCACCAAATCGGCAAATTACATTTTTACGTGGTGAACGGCAATTGGTTTCCATAGTCACAGCTAGGGCTACAGAAACCACATCGGAGGGGAAATACATCACTACGGAAGTTTTTCAACAATTATTTAAAGGCGGTTCGGTTCCTTACTTAAATTCAGTTGAATCTACTACCGCTTACCATAAATTGTCTACATTATCTCCAGCTATTGAAGCAGATCAAGTTACTGCTGTCTACCTTTCACCCCAAGATCCAGATTACTTTACCGCAGGTTCTCGCCCAGTAGCACTTTATCGCTATCGTCTAGAATTTTTCCCGCCAAACTAATCAATTATCTACTCAACTCACCCGAATGGGTGATTTAATAATTAGGCTATTGACTACAATTGTAATGCTTGTGTAGTATAAAAACTCTCGGCTAACGCTCGTGCTTTTGGGCAGTGTGCATCATGGCTAAATTTGGAGATATTCTCAACTATTTTCGTCCTGACTGGAAGCTGAGTCTTTTTAGTATTACAGCATCCTGCATATACGAGATTGTGGATTTGGTTGTTCCTTATGCGATTGGGCAGATTTTGAATGTTTTGTCTAATCAACCGTTGGATAAACCTTTAACAAGAGCGATCGCATTTTTTGCTGACTTGACTAATTATCCAGTTAGTAAATCTCTATCTTTAGGGGTATTGCTAGGGTTAATTTTCCTTGTCACCGTAGTCAAAGCTCCCACACAGCCTTGGCTAACTAGTTGGTTTCATTGGGATATAGCTCTGAGATCACGTCGGAATAAAACCCAAACTACAATCGAAAAAATTCTCACTCTTCCCTTAGAATTTTATGATGTAAATAACCCCGGACGGATTT
Coding sequences within it:
- a CDS encoding energy transducer TonB; translation: MTFSGYNVEQRSKEIKTLKSFLTYSLVGSMVLHLGLLSSGLANLLIRVPQGEDQSIEIAIADPVTEEAEKPPKEILAAEKPPSVSGGGGGGGSISEIALATATPLRSIAPKPQVTKQEPPVQKLVERFKAPQVPQQPEKNIVEKTQPVNELSQEVATQPQSPTTNSPNQSSDNLRKLLSGLRNSSSSQENISTSSGLGIGSPGGNGIGNGSGNGIGSGSGNGIGSGSGNGIGSGSGNGIGSGSGNTSTVATAPTPPKITTESNPNRSVNGRAACRECNVKYPESAKRQRVEGRVEVAVDTDAQGNVTNVRIAKSSGNRELDEETARQARNWKLKPVDGGRQGVAIATEFALQGSRRYRQVQERKRQRETEENNQQTTANTNNTQEAPRQRRLLTSTSNNVSTDTSNETRVRRRRTLTTELTSNPQQSTNVNSSVTRRGNVRESLRRLRREQTANNPGSQNTNRRRRRENSASSSQNKLRATLRSLRQSSQSQPAPTTQE
- a CDS encoding Uma2 family endonuclease, which translates into the protein MTQSLQKLFTFDEFLEFLETQPENIRYELYDGEIIQMPLPTGDHEEIIAFLVKIFMVECHRLKLNYGIPKTVLVKPENKKSGYFPDIPLLNLPNLINEPQWKKESIVTQSESIPLVIEVVSTNWRDDYYKKFADYEEMGIKEYWIVDYAALASKVLIGDPKQPTITVYSLTDDGEYSRKQFKGNDCIESSTFPELNLTAQQIFSASY
- the plsX gene encoding phosphate acyltransferase PlsX, coding for MGSTCVRIAIDAMGGDHAPGEIVAGAVRASEELGVKVLLVGDPQQIAAAMPPKTNLEQVEIVPAEDAIAMDEEPLNAVRRKRKASINVAMDLVKQQQADAVFSAGHSGAAMASALLRLGRLPGIDRPAIGTVFPTIKAGKPVLILDVGANVDCRPKFLEQFAVMGSIYSQFVLGTEAPKVGLLNIGEEDTKGNELALRTHELLRENTHITFIGNAEGRDVLSGEFDVIVCDGFVGNILLKFAEAIGGVILQILREELPQGLHGQIGTAILRPNLKRIKQRMDHAEHGGALLLGVSGVCLIGHGSSQAPSVFNAIRMAKEAVDNQVMEQLQSQYEILRSSSSD
- a CDS encoding DUF6816 family protein, whose translation is MQVIWSFCLSVILILGWSNNAIAGELSARLANFPQWEKLTSVQPAKGDLVYPEWMAGTWQVTSTLVDLAAPLAPDIVTPGFAGNRRQLNQPVSFTVRFVKEKLPNVSLKIIPKIDTNSPFLVADRAFNSLNLARAYLGNEAVLSVKIDPDSPNRQITFLRGERQLVSIVTARATETTSEGKYITTEVFQQLFKGGSVPYLNSVESTTAYHKLSTLSPAIEADQVTAVYLSPQDPDYFTAGSRPVALYRYRLEFFPPN
- a CDS encoding Uma2 family endonuclease; amino-acid sequence: MTPALSPNQRAEVFYPSSDGEPLAESYAHLCVILATLEILRQYLVGQQATVLANQYLYYAQGFPKLRVAPDMMVIFNVAPGGRDNYKVWEEGEVPSVIFEMTSAGTKNHDQEFKKTLYEQLGVKEYWLFDPRGEWIKEQLQGYRLRREMYELITDNRSEVLGLRLQVEGDLIGFYREDTGEKLLNPTEQAQALREAQQRIDVEAQAREQAEQQVEQLKQRLRSLGVDPEQVG
- a CDS encoding MBL fold metallo-hydrolase, with protein sequence MYLTWLDNNSWLLELSNQRILIDPWLVDSLVFANLDWLFKGDRLKECPIPENIDLILLSQGLEDHAHPPTLKQLDHNIPVVASPNAAKVAKALGYTDVTTLAHGESFQLNHQVEFRAFPGSPIGPTLIENSYLLKELTTGLTVYYEPHGYHSPQLKLYAPVDVVITPIVNLSLPLVGAIIKGNQSVLELAQWLEPQVILPTAAGGDVRFTGLIANLINVEGSVADVRLSLAKHNLSTQVWEPNPGDRLELLLEKRTFAV
- a CDS encoding energy transducer TonB, which produces MSFSSIAVSFIVAYSTVSPPILHHATTFSDSGNFLMQIPKTTKKLEQIKQLQSNPPSSPQSQTEESPSQKLTRCLRRIRNSQSRQNSGVNSSQPRINTQLRRRQREVITTSPKPSSLNILNNSRAACQNCYVQYPVLARQRGIEGRVEIAVDTDAQGNVIKARIIRSSGNSILDKETLRQAWNWKLKPASDSRQEVKIATEYIIAGSCRHQDLQERKPS
- a CDS encoding leucyl aminopeptidase gives rise to the protein MAIQLSDKPLLEWAGDSLAIGLFEDAVELTGELATLNEKFSGVLQELIAEEEFTGKANTTIFTRVSGNSPIRKLILVGLGKPEAWKIESLRRAAAAVGRVAKKQKSKVLGFNFPLWNDDPTASAQAIAEGVQLAIYQDNRFKSEPEDKGSQLKTIELLGFAGQEAAINRANQIVSGVILARELVAAPANSVTPITLAETAQQIANEHGLQLEILEREECEKLGMGAFLGVAQASDLPPKFIHLTYKPEGTPKRKLAIIGKGLTFDSGGLNIKGAGSGIETMKIDMGGAAATLGAAKAIAQIKPDTEVHFISAATENMISGHAMHPGDILKASNGKTIEVNNTDAEGRLTLADALVFADKLGLDAIVDLATLTGANVIALGDDIAGLYTPDDVLAKQLEQAAEASGEKIWRMPLEEKYFEGLKSGIADMKNTGPRPGGSITAALFLKQFVKDTNWAHLDIAGPVWTDKDNGYNSAGATGYGVRLLVDWVLSS